The Chitinophagaceae bacterium genomic sequence CCATATTTGAGATTCTGTTTCCTTAATGTTTTTTTCTTCAATAGTCATAATATTCTCTTTTTCGTTAAACGGAAAAGATTACCATTCAGCGTTTACATCAGTTTTGAAAACTTCTGTCATTTCAGTCATTAGCTTTGCAAGATCATCTGTATGATAGCCATTTCTGCCTCCCATTACCGGGTTTAACTTATCGAGTTCCGGCATTTTTAATCCGGCTTTCTCAATTTCATTTGATATCAATGATATCCATTTTTCTTTAAGCGCCTTTTCCCCAACGAATATATTTTTTTCAATTAATTCATTTTCCATAGGGCTTTCCTCAAAGATTCCTAAAGCATAAGGCATAGAAAAATCAAGCGCTTTCTGCAGCCTGCTATTTGAATCTTCATTACCATTTCCTAATTGATTAATCCATACATTGGCATGCATAACATGGTACTTAAGTTCGCCTCTTACTTTGCGGGAAAGATTTGCCAAAGACTCATTGGATGAGTTTTCTAAAGCATTGAAACGCAAGAAAGATGCATGGTCAAATAAGAAATGACGAATCAGAGCGAAGGCATAATCTTCTGTTGGTAATTCAGTAAAATGACAGCATTTCATGCTTTTAATTTCTCTTTCAAAACCTAATTTATCGGGCACATCCATGCCAAATTCATTATGTAGTATCTTGTAAATTGCCAATGCGTGGCCAATTTTGTCCTGTGCCATGGAAGAAAAAGAAATGTCTTCTTCTAAAATGGGCCCCAACCCTGTCCATTCAGAATTTCTATGACCTAATATTAGTGCATCGTCTGCTGTTTTTAGCATTAACTCCTGTTCCGGTTTCATAATAATTATTTTATAGTTACTGTTGCTCAGCTTCTTGTTTCTTAAAAGTGTTTATTTTATCTCTGACTCTAAAGCCACTGGCGTCTCTGTACTTTTTGTCTTCTGAAGTGTTTGCATCGAATAAATCTTCATCTTCATAAGAAGTAGCCAGTATATCCGAAGTTTTTACAACCCATATATTGCTGCATTTTTTTCTTCTTGCATACTGTTCTTTACCAAAAATCAAAGCCATTTCTGCAGATGGCGCATGTACACTGCCTGCATGTATATGATGGCTGCCTCTTTTTGTTTGATGAAAAATTTCATACGTTTGCCAGCACTCTTTTTTTTCTAACTCAACCTGACCTTTGGGGTTAAGTTTTAATCGGTTTACTCTTGGATCTAATGAACTCATAGTTGATTTTTAAGATAGTGGTATAGTTATTTTTTCTTCCGGTTTCATGAGCGCTTTGCGAACCCATTCGCCATTTTCTTCTGCCCATTTTCTAACGGCAAGGCGTTCCTCATTGCAAGGGCCGTCTCCGTTTATGACTCTAAAGAACTCGTCCCAGTCCGGATCACTAAAGCCCCAAACGCCGGTTTCTTCATTTTTCTTCAGCTTTTCATCAGGAAAGCTTAGCCCCAACTCCCATATTTTAGGAACATAAGAATCTAAAAACTGATTTCTCATGTCGTCATTAGAAGCCATTTTGACTTTCCATTTCATTAACTTTTCAGAATGGACGGAAGTTTTATCCGGTGGACCGAAAAAATGTATCATTGGTTTGTACCAGCGATTCAAGGCGTCCTGTAGCATATCTCTTTGAGCCGGGGTTCCGGTAGCTAATGCAACCAATGCCTCATGTCCTTGTTTTAAATGGAAAGACTCTTCATAACAAATGCGCTCTAAAGCCCGACAGTAAGGACCATAAGAGCCTTTTGAATTAATTAACTGATTGACAATTGCTGCCCCGTCAATTAAAAATCCAATTACCGTTACATCTGCCCAGGTTTTGGCCGGATAATTAAAAACATTTGAATATTTTGATTTCCCGCTTAGCAAGTCGTTTATCATTTCATTTCTTGACTTTCCAAGGGTTTCAGCCGCATTATATAATAAATGAGCATGACCAATTTCATCCTGTACTTTTGCAACCAATGCAAGCTTACGCTTAAAATTTGGTGCTCTGGTAATCCAGGTGCCCTCCGGCAATGAGCCAATAACCTCTGAATGGGCATGCTGCTCTATCATTCTGATTAACTGACGCCTGTATTCAAAAGGCATCCAATCTTCCGGTTCAATTTTTTCTCCGGCTTCAATTTTAGCTTCAAATGCAGCTAACTTCACCGGATCTTCTTCTACCGGTTTCGCTTTTTTTACGTTCTTATCTTCTTGTATATAACCACCACCGTACATATCTTTAGTTTTTAGTTAAAAAATTATTTTCATTCAGGATTCCGTTAAAAAATATATTTGTGAAATTTGTACTCATTTCTTCTGCATCTGCAAACATTGCTACTTTTTTCCAGTCATATAACCAGTTGATGCATGAAAACAGGCTCTGAATGGTAAACCGGATATTTATCTCTTTGAAAGAACCGAGATCAACTCCTTCTTCAAGTATGTTTTCAAACCCTTTTTCATATTTCCTGCGCATAGCTTTGAATTTTGTCAAATTTTCCGCAGAAAGGTATCGCCAGTCATAGAAAAAAACAGCTGAAGCATCAGCATTATTTAAAATCACTTTTATGTGACCTTCTATAGCTTTTTTTAATTTAATTTCAGGAGTGTCATTTTCTATTAACACATCATTAAATGCAGAAAAGAAATCCTTAGCCATTCCAAAGCAAATGTCCTGCAGTATGTTCTCTTTTGACTTTATGTGAGAATATAAGCTTGCAGGTTCGATACCTATATGCTTTGCCAGGTCACGCATGGAAGTTCCGGCATATCCTTTTTCCCTGAAAAGTAAACATGCTGTTTGCCTGATTTGACTTTTTCTATTTAATACTTGTACTTCCATATACACCCTAACGTTCGTTAGGCTAAATTAGTTTAAAAAGCTTTTAAAAAAAATATTTGGGCTTAAAAAAATAAAAAACTTGCCTTTTTCAGTAAGAAAAATTAATTTGAAAAGAAAAAATCATGAGTTTAAACGAATACAATAAGAAAGATAGTCAAAATACATTGGAATCAACTTCTAAAATTAAAAGTGAAAAACATAGCATTGCCGATGTTCGGGAAGAAATCAAGCAGGTAAATGATGATTTTTTTAAAAAATTAAAAGTCAGCAGATTTACTATGGATGAGGTTAAAAAGCTAAAAGCACTTAATCTGCACAGGGATTCTGCTCCAAAAGATTTTTTTAGAGCGTATAAAATAATAGGTATAGATTATAAAGAGCTAACCCTTAAAGATCTACTTTCCAAGGTAAGGCATTTATACAATATTTTCCTGCCTCATATAGAAGATAACACTGTTTATGAAGTATTGAAAGTGTTCAGACCTATAACTCTTCACTTAAATGATGTTTATTCCTTTTTAAAAGACGACATGAACCCTATACAGGCATACTTAGCCGGAAGGGATTTGCGTATTATGCTTAAAAATACGGAGTATTTTATGTCAAAAGCTTAATCTTAAACCGATTAGTTAAGGTAAAATTATTTTGAGTAATTTATCTCAATACAAATAATCTGTCTGCATCTAAGCGGATGAAGATAAAAATCATTACGGTAAAGATGAGCAATGATGATCCACCATAGCTTATAAACGGCAATGGAATTCCAATAATAGGCATCAAACCAATTGTCATTCCAATATTAATTACGATATGCATAAAAATTATGGAGGCAATGGCATAGGCATATATGGCGCTATATCCGGATCGTTGTCTTTCTGCCAAATGTGTTATTCTAAAAAGCAAAAGCAGAAAAAGAGAAAGGAGCGTAATACTTCCCAAAAAGCCGAATTCTTCTCCTATAGTGCAAAAAATAAAATCAGTATTTTGCTCAGGTACAAAATCAAATTTTGTTTGAGTCCCTTGTAAAAAACCTTTTCCGGTTAATCCTCCCGAACCAATTGCTATTTTAGATTGATTTAAATTATATCCTGCACCGAATAAATCCTGCTCAATGCCGAGCAAAACATCTACTCGTTGTTGCTGATGATGCTGTAATACATTTTCATAAAAAAAATGGACCCCAAAGGAATAGCCGCTACTGACAAACAATACGACAATTGTGAGTAAAATAATATTTTTCCTTTTTCGATAAACCCAAATAGAAATGCCGGCCAGTATTGCTAAAACTAAAATAACGTATTCAAAGCCATACATAAGAGAAAGAACAAATAGTATTGAGGCAATTAATCCCAATAAAATATAAATAAAGCTCTGACCGGCTCTGAATAAAACCAGAAAAAAGCATAAAAAAACCAATGCTGTGCCTGTTTCATTTTGAAATATAATGATTACCAGAGGAGTGAAAATTAATAGAAAGGCTTTTAGCTCATTTTTAAAAGAATCTAATGAGTTTTCCGGAACGGATAAAAACCTTGACAGGGCTAAAGCAGTTGTAAGTTTTGCCAGTTCCGGAGTTTGAAAACGCAGCCCCCCGATTTCAAGCCAGGATTTTGATCCGGACACCTCTACGCCGAAGAAAATTGTCACAACCAATAATAGTAATCCGAGGATATAAAGTGGGTATGACAAGAGTGTAAAAAATCGGGTATCAAAGAGTAAAACCACAGCTCCGGCAGCCAGTGAAATCCCAATCCATCTCAACTGTTTTCCTGCGCTGCTTCCAACACTGAACAGCCCGTCTAAATTACCCTGATACTCAACGGCAAAGATTGTCAGCCATCCGATTATCATTAAAATAATCAAGATAAAAATCAGACTTTTGTCCATATATGCTAATCCACTACGGCTGTTCATACTTTTCTATCAGATTAAGATTTAACATTTCTTTTTCGACCGGCTTTTTTAAATCAGAAATACTATCATTCAAATAATATTCCATCATCAGTCCGGCTATAGGAGCAGCTGTACGCCCACCGGACCCGGCATTTTCCACTATAACGGCTATAGAAATTTCAGGATTTTCTTTTGGGGCAAATGCCACAAAAAGGGAGTGCGATTCACCATGCGGATTTTCTGCTGTTCCTGTTTTTCCGCACACCTCTATTCCCTGTATTATAGCTCGCCTGCCGGTTCCTTCCGTAATAGTTCTGTATAGACCCCGAACAATCGGTTCAAAGTGTTTTTCATTAATACCGGCAGAATGCCTTTCCAGAAATTCAGGCCTTTTTTGGCCTGCCATCCCTTCAACTTCTTTTATTAAATGAGGCCTGTAAAAATAGCCTCTGTTTGCAATAAATGCCATCATATTTGCCATTTGAAGCGGTGTTACACTAAGCTCACCCTGTCCGATTCCCAGAGAAATAATAGTCGATGCTCTCCAGCGAAAGTCAGGATAAATTCGGTCATAAAACGCTCTGCCGGGAATAAAACCCGTTTTTTCGTTTGGAATATCAATTCCCAATCGGACACCAAGACCCATTTTATTCATATATCTCTGCCAGTTGTCTATACCTTCCGAGGCATTAGCAAACTTATCCTGTTCAATCGTTCTGCGAAAAATATCACAAAAATAGCTGTTGCAGGAATACATCACGGCATAATCCAAATCACTGGCAGGCGGATGATGACGACATCCTACTCTTAATCTACCCAAGAAATAAGCTCCGCTACAATTATAGGAAGTTTGAGGTGTAATTACGCCATCTTCCAACGCTACTAAAGCCATTAAAGACTTATAAATTGACCCCGGTGGATATTCAGCCATAATAGGCCTGTTGAATAAAGGGTTTAAAGTATCCTGTACTAATTCTCTGAAGTTAGCTCCTCTTTTTCTTCCCGATAAAATATTCGGGTCATAAGACGGGCTGCTTACCAATGCCAGTATTTCACCTGTAGCAGGTTCAATTGCAACAATACTTCCCCTTTTATTTTGCATTAGCTTTTCACCGTATTGCTGCAGTTTTATATCCAATGAACTAATCAGATTTTTTCCGGGAACGGGTAAAGTATCAAAACTTCCTTCAGAAAAAGAGCCCTGCACCCGATTGTGAACATCAACCAGATAATAGGCAACGCCCCTTTGTCCTCTCAGGTGCTCTTCATAAGATTGTTCTATACCTGTTACTCCTATATAATCTCCTGAGCGATAATATCTGCCGGAGGCCTGTATTTGACTTTCATTTACTTCGCCTATATAACCTAAAATATTAGCTGCCGCCTTAAAAGGATATTTTCTTACTGTTCTGGATTCAGCAAAAAATCCGGGAAAATGATGAAGATATTCCTGCAAACCGGCAAACTCTTCCGCAGAAAGTTGAGAAAGAAAAACGGAGGGCTTAAAAAAAGAATACCTTCTTGCTCTTTGAATAGAAGATTCAATAAACTCTTTTTCAATATTCAGAAGATTTACCAGTCTTAAGGTATCAAAAGCACGAATTTGGTTAGGGACAACCTTTAAATCATATCCTGCATCATTAACAACTATCAGATTGCCGTTTCTGTCATAAATCAATCCTCGGGAAGGGTAAATAGTAGATTTTCTGATTACATTAGTACTTGCTCTGTCTTTATATTGTTTGTCAATTATCTGTAAATGAAATAGCTTAATCAGATAAATAAACACTACTGCTGAAAAAATAATCCAGATTATCCACTTTCTTTGAGTATACTTCTGAACTAACACTTATAGAATTTATTTTTCTGATGGCTTAAAGAGAAAAGATAACAACATTATTATAAAAACTGAGAAAAAGGTACTAAATATTGTCTTGAAGAGTATAAAAATTATGCGGTTTAATGAAAATATTTCCCAACTAAAAAAAACTAAATGATGCAGAAAAAGAAGCATAAAGCTATAAAAGAAGAACCACTGGACACCCGGATTATTGATTCCGGGGACATTGTCT encodes the following:
- a CDS encoding 1,2-phenylacetyl-CoA epoxidase subunit B produces the protein MSSLDPRVNRLKLNPKGQVELEKKECWQTYEIFHQTKRGSHHIHAGSVHAPSAEMALIFGKEQYARRKKCSNIWVVKTSDILATSYEDEDLFDANTSEDKKYRDASGFRVRDKINTFKKQEAEQQ
- a CDS encoding 1,2-phenylacetyl-CoA epoxidase subunit A codes for the protein MYGGGYIQEDKNVKKAKPVEEDPVKLAAFEAKIEAGEKIEPEDWMPFEYRRQLIRMIEQHAHSEVIGSLPEGTWITRAPNFKRKLALVAKVQDEIGHAHLLYNAAETLGKSRNEMINDLLSGKSKYSNVFNYPAKTWADVTVIGFLIDGAAIVNQLINSKGSYGPYCRALERICYEESFHLKQGHEALVALATGTPAQRDMLQDALNRWYKPMIHFFGPPDKTSVHSEKLMKWKVKMASNDDMRNQFLDSYVPKIWELGLSFPDEKLKKNEETGVWGFSDPDWDEFFRVINGDGPCNEERLAVRKWAEENGEWVRKALMKPEEKITIPLS
- the paaI gene encoding phenylacetate-CoA oxygenase subunit PaaI, coding for MKPEQELMLKTADDALILGHRNSEWTGLGPILEEDISFSSMAQDKIGHALAIYKILHNEFGMDVPDKLGFEREIKSMKCCHFTELPTEDYAFALIRHFLFDHASFLRFNALENSSNESLANLSRKVRGELKYHVMHANVWINQLGNGNEDSNSRLQKALDFSMPYALGIFEESPMENELIEKNIFVGEKALKEKWISLISNEIEKAGLKMPELDKLNPVMGGRNGYHTDDLAKLMTEMTEVFKTDVNAEW
- the mrdA gene encoding penicillin-binding protein 2, coding for MIWIIFSAVVFIYLIKLFHLQIIDKQYKDRASTNVIRKSTIYPSRGLIYDRNGNLIVVNDAGYDLKVVPNQIRAFDTLRLVNLLNIEKEFIESSIQRARRYSFFKPSVFLSQLSAEEFAGLQEYLHHFPGFFAESRTVRKYPFKAAANILGYIGEVNESQIQASGRYYRSGDYIGVTGIEQSYEEHLRGQRGVAYYLVDVHNRVQGSFSEGSFDTLPVPGKNLISSLDIKLQQYGEKLMQNKRGSIVAIEPATGEILALVSSPSYDPNILSGRKRGANFRELVQDTLNPLFNRPIMAEYPPGSIYKSLMALVALEDGVITPQTSYNCSGAYFLGRLRVGCRHHPPASDLDYAVMYSCNSYFCDIFRRTIEQDKFANASEGIDNWQRYMNKMGLGVRLGIDIPNEKTGFIPGRAFYDRIYPDFRWRASTIISLGIGQGELSVTPLQMANMMAFIANRGYFYRPHLIKEVEGMAGQKRPEFLERHSAGINEKHFEPIVRGLYRTITEGTGRRAIIQGIEVCGKTGTAENPHGESHSLFVAFAPKENPEISIAVIVENAGSGGRTAAPIAGLMMEYYLNDSISDLKKPVEKEMLNLNLIEKYEQP
- a CDS encoding rod shape-determining protein RodA, whose product is MNSRSGLAYMDKSLIFILIILMIIGWLTIFAVEYQGNLDGLFSVGSSAGKQLRWIGISLAAGAVVLLFDTRFFTLLSYPLYILGLLLLVVTIFFGVEVSGSKSWLEIGGLRFQTPELAKLTTALALSRFLSVPENSLDSFKNELKAFLLIFTPLVIIIFQNETGTALVFLCFFLVLFRAGQSFIYILLGLIASILFVLSLMYGFEYVILVLAILAGISIWVYRKRKNIILLTIVVLFVSSGYSFGVHFFYENVLQHHQQQRVDVLLGIEQDLFGAGYNLNQSKIAIGSGGLTGKGFLQGTQTKFDFVPEQNTDFIFCTIGEEFGFLGSITLLSLFLLLLFRITHLAERQRSGYSAIYAYAIASIIFMHIVINIGMTIGLMPIIGIPLPFISYGGSSLLIFTVMIFIFIRLDADRLFVLR
- a CDS encoding TetR/AcrR family transcriptional regulator — protein: MEVQVLNRKSQIRQTACLLFREKGYAGTSMRDLAKHIGIEPASLYSHIKSKENILQDICFGMAKDFFSAFNDVLIENDTPEIKLKKAIEGHIKVILNNADASAVFFYDWRYLSAENLTKFKAMRRKYEKGFENILEEGVDLGSFKEINIRFTIQSLFSCINWLYDWKKVAMFADAEEMSTNFTNIFFNGILNENNFLTKN